The following proteins come from a genomic window of Candidatus Cloacimonadota bacterium:
- a CDS encoding transposase codes for MSVSIKTKITEVLFNVQEYYAKGIHFSNDNKKIIIEVEQIFESWRKDFLSIFDYRISRQEAHIKIMKWVSLVTMLLYPSLMSFAKKVIKRIQKILNWFDDPISNGKAEGINNTIKTLLKRAYGYKDFDYFRMKVLQKCGYL; via the coding sequence ATGTCAGTTTCAATAAAAACCAAAATAACGGAAGTATTATTTAATGTGCAAGAATATTATGCCAAAGGTATTCATTTTTCTAATGATAATAAGAAAATTATCATTGAAGTAGAACAAATATTCGAGAGCTGGCGGAAAGACTTTTTATCTATCTTTGATTATAGAATAAGTCGTCAGGAAGCTCATATAAAGATTATGAAATGGGTTTCATTGGTTACTATGTTACTTTATCCCTCTTTAATGTCATTTGCAAAGAAAGTAATTAAACGAATACAAAAAATATTAAATTGGTTTGATGACCCTATATCAAATGGGAAAGCAGAAGGTATTAATAATACTATTAAAACTTTGCTTAAAAGAGCATACGGATACAAAGATTTTGATTATTTTCGGATGAAAGTTTTACAAAAATGTGGGTACCTTTAG